In Candidatus Afararchaeum irisae, a single window of DNA contains:
- the trpD gene encoding anthranilate phosphoribosyltransferase, which translates to MEEYIEKTVDGEDLSLEEAKEAADAVFEDATDAQIGALLAGLRAKGETEEEIAGFAMGMRDAAETISPDAEPLIDTCGTGGDDYDTINVSTATSVVAASAGVAVAKHGNYSVSSNSGSADVFDELGVEIEADPDEVERSIEEVGIGFMLAPVFHPAMGRVIGPRKELGMRTVFNILGPLTNPAGADAQVVGVYDEDLVEKIARVLSLMEVEDAVVVHGSGLDEICLHGETTVAETHGDDVEEYTLTPEDMGLERAPIDKVAGGDPEENARDLRRIFSGEEDGAKRDIVLANSGAALYVAGVAESFEEGVEIAENRVDEGKPLEKLHDFSEIQ; encoded by the coding sequence ATGGAGGAATACATAGAGAAGACGGTCGACGGCGAGGATCTGAGCTTAGAGGAGGCTAAGGAAGCCGCCGACGCAGTCTTCGAGGACGCGACCGACGCACAGATCGGAGCACTCTTAGCGGGACTCAGAGCGAAGGGCGAGACAGAGGAGGAGATAGCGGGCTTCGCGATGGGGATGAGGGACGCTGCCGAGACTATATCGCCCGACGCCGAGCCCCTGATAGACACGTGCGGAACCGGGGGCGACGACTACGACACTATAAATGTCTCTACGGCGACGTCAGTAGTAGCGGCGTCGGCGGGTGTCGCAGTCGCCAAACACGGTAACTACTCTGTCTCGTCGAACAGCGGAAGTGCGGATGTCTTCGACGAACTCGGTGTCGAGATAGAAGCCGATCCCGATGAGGTCGAGAGGTCGATAGAGGAGGTCGGCATAGGATTCATGCTCGCACCCGTCTTCCATCCCGCGATGGGACGTGTGATAGGACCCAGGAAGGAGCTCGGGATGAGGACGGTCTTCAACATACTCGGTCCTCTCACGAATCCTGCGGGGGCAGACGCACAGGTCGTGGGTGTCTACGACGAGGATCTCGTCGAGAAGATTGCGCGCGTCCTGAGCCTGATGGAGGTCGAGGACGCGGTAGTCGTCCATGGCTCGGGACTCGACGAGATCTGTCTCCACGGCGAGACGACCGTAGCAGAGACCCACGGCGACGACGTCGAGGAGTACACGCTCACCCCCGAGGATATGGGACTCGAAAGGGCTCCGATAGACAAGGTCGCGGGAGGCGATCCAGAGGAGAACGCACGTGACCTAAGACGTATCTTCTCGGGAGAGGAGGACGGTGCGAAACGCGACATAGTCTTAGCCAACTCGGGTGCGGCACTCTATGTCGCTGGAGTCGCGGAATCGTTCGAGGAGGGTGTCGAGATAGCCGAGAATAGGGTCGACGAAGGAAAGCCCCTCGAAAAGCTCCACGACTTCTCGGAGATCCAGTAA
- a CDS encoding phosphoribosylanthranilate isomerase produces the protein MVRVKICGVTDSDGLGKVVRSGADAVGFITQVPVDTPRNLSVEEVSHLVSETPPFVTTVAVVMPDTADEAVELAESSGADVLQVHSHLEPDEVEYLSRETDAGVVKRVEPNPDHATKYSETADALIVDSTDEDGAGGTGETHDWSRTSEVVREVDVPVVLAGGLRPGNVKEAVEAVEPYAVDVASGVESSDGGKDAQLVERFVAESRSQTEVETRV, from the coding sequence ATGGTACGTGTCAAGATCTGTGGAGTGACCGACTCCGACGGTCTCGGAAAGGTCGTAAGATCGGGAGCCGACGCAGTCGGATTTATCACTCAGGTTCCCGTCGATACGCCGCGTAACCTCTCTGTCGAGGAGGTCTCCCACCTCGTCTCAGAGACGCCGCCCTTCGTGACCACCGTCGCTGTCGTGATGCCTGACACCGCCGACGAAGCAGTCGAGTTAGCCGAGTCGTCGGGAGCCGACGTCCTACAGGTACACAGCCACTTAGAGCCCGACGAAGTCGAGTACCTGAGCCGAGAGACAGACGCAGGTGTCGTCAAGAGGGTGGAGCCGAATCCCGACCACGCGACGAAGTACTCCGAGACAGCCGACGCTCTGATAGTGGACTCGACAGACGAAGACGGCGCGGGGGGAACCGGAGAGACGCACGACTGGTCGAGAACCTCGGAGGTCGTACGTGAGGTCGACGTCCCCGTAGTCCTAGCCGGCGGTCTCAGACCCGGCAACGTCAAGGAGGCAGTCGAAGCCGTCGAGCCCTACGCAGTCGACGTCGCCTCGGGAGTCGAGTCGTCGGACGGCGGTAAGGACGCCCAGCTCGTCGAGAGATTCGTCGCCGAGTCACGGAGTCAGACGGAGGTGGAGACACGTGTCTGA
- the trpE gene encoding anthranilate synthase component I, whose protein sequence is MSEFFDVSEDEYVERIESGADVVKLSAEVETDAKPLEVYSALRGDYSFLLESADKNISALRQVSDDNAGADTGARYSFVGFDPVAVVRIDGRSVEVESLSDVSDPITPDTDVVEDGEVKEGHDSLDALRAVAPDIETAGFDGDDRQAFEGGLMGYLAYDVVDEVWIDGRDKESSTPDAEFVVSTHNVVFDHAEDQVSIVFTPLPLDTDSPRQSYRREAEKAREAVEEIESYEPRSPQGFEVLDSRSGDRDVFEEAVEETREHILDGDIYQAVVSRRREIDVRGDIRDFYSKLREINPSPYMYLVEFDGRGVVGSSPETLLSVHGDRVKTNPIAGTCPRGETAVEDRRLAGEMLSDEKELSEHVMLVDLGRNDVRRVSESGSIDVEEFMSVVQYSHVQHIESTVAGDLRDEKDAFDATRSIFPAGTLSGAPKIRAMEIIDRLETSPRDVYGGGVGYYSWTGDADLAIAIRTATFEESEKDTKTMTVQAGAGIVADSDPESEYDETEGKMDALLTALDDLSVSGSRDKTETQEVER, encoded by the coding sequence GTGTCTGAGTTCTTCGACGTCTCTGAGGACGAGTACGTCGAGAGGATCGAGTCAGGCGCCGACGTCGTGAAGCTGTCGGCGGAGGTCGAGACCGACGCGAAGCCCTTGGAGGTCTACTCCGCCCTGAGGGGCGACTACTCTTTCCTCCTCGAAAGCGCCGACAAGAACATATCAGCTCTGAGACAGGTCTCCGACGACAACGCCGGAGCCGACACGGGGGCGAGGTACTCGTTCGTGGGGTTTGACCCCGTCGCTGTCGTACGTATAGACGGCAGGTCGGTAGAGGTCGAGAGTCTGTCTGACGTCTCCGATCCGATAACTCCTGACACCGACGTAGTCGAAGACGGCGAGGTGAAGGAGGGTCACGATTCCTTGGACGCGCTAAGGGCGGTCGCTCCCGACATCGAGACTGCGGGCTTCGACGGCGACGATAGACAGGCTTTCGAGGGCGGTCTGATGGGGTACCTCGCCTACGACGTCGTAGACGAAGTCTGGATAGACGGACGTGACAAGGAGTCGTCGACACCCGACGCCGAGTTCGTCGTCTCGACACACAACGTCGTCTTCGACCACGCCGAGGATCAGGTCTCGATAGTCTTCACACCTCTACCTCTCGACACCGACTCGCCGCGACAGAGTTACAGACGTGAGGCGGAGAAGGCACGCGAGGCTGTGGAGGAGATCGAGAGTTACGAGCCGCGTTCTCCTCAGGGATTCGAGGTACTCGACTCACGTTCGGGCGACAGGGACGTCTTCGAAGAGGCGGTCGAGGAGACACGTGAACATATACTCGACGGCGACATCTACCAGGCTGTCGTGTCACGTCGGCGCGAGATCGACGTGAGGGGCGACATACGTGACTTCTACTCTAAGCTCCGCGAGATAAATCCGTCTCCGTATATGTACCTCGTCGAGTTCGACGGAAGAGGGGTCGTGGGATCGAGTCCTGAGACCCTCCTGAGTGTCCACGGCGACCGTGTCAAGACGAATCCGATAGCAGGAACGTGTCCGAGAGGCGAGACAGCCGTCGAGGACAGGAGGCTCGCGGGTGAGATGCTCTCCGACGAGAAGGAGCTATCCGAACACGTCATGCTCGTCGACCTCGGAAGGAACGATGTCAGACGTGTCTCCGAGTCGGGAAGCATAGACGTAGAGGAGTTCATGAGCGTAGTCCAGTACTCCCATGTCCAGCACATAGAGTCGACGGTCGCGGGCGATCTACGTGACGAGAAGGACGCCTTCGACGCCACGAGGTCGATCTTCCCCGCGGGGACGCTGTCGGGGGCTCCGAAGATACGTGCGATGGAGATAATCGATAGACTGGAGACTTCTCCGAGAGACGTCTACGGAGGAGGTGTCGGATACTACTCGTGGACAGGAGACGCCGACCTCGCGATAGCGATACGTACGGCGACCTTCGAGGAGAGCGAGAAAGACACGAAGACGATGACAGTACAGGCAGGCGCGGGTATAGTCGCCGACTCCGACCCCGAGAGCGAGTACGACGAGACCGAGGGCAAGATGGACGCCCTCCTCACCGCACTCGACGACCTGTCGGTGTCTGGGAGCCGAGATAAGACCGAAACACAGGAGGTGGAGAGATGA